A stretch of the Lolium perenne isolate Kyuss_39 chromosome 3, Kyuss_2.0, whole genome shotgun sequence genome encodes the following:
- the LOC127346147 gene encoding uncharacterized protein, which translates to MARGRRTTTGRQKIEIWPIESEDARQVCFSKRRVGLFKKASELTILCGAEAAAVVFSPAGKAFSFGNPSVEAIFERFDPIGMVAGGGGAGAGGGAGEDINQLVADLNRQHDELTARLDAEKANKDQADAAMAMAKERSAPSPVAAWLEGYVRDKEEEELMEFEAALEVMQARANQELQDALNHSRDMAAKARSNMVPVTAPQQQPLGMGAAGNGGFDFDAGSSSSSANNGAEMDMQMQLMMTMTPPPPMLELDDMEIEMLLQGFDFTP; encoded by the coding sequence ATGGCGCGTGGACGACGCACGACCACGGGCCGCCAGAAGATCGAGATCTGGCCGATCGAGAGCGAGGACGCGCGCCAGGTATGTTTCTCCAAGCGCCGCGTCGGGCTGTTCAAGAAGGCTAGCGAGCTGACAATCCTCTGCGGCGCGGAGGCGGCCGCCGTCGTCTTCTCCCCCGCCGGTAAGGCCTTCTCCTTCGGCAACCCGTCCGTCGAGGCCATCTTCGAGCGCTTCGATCCGATCGGGATGGTGGCCGGGGGAGGAGGtgccggtgccggcggcggcgccggagagGACATCAACCAGCTGGTGGCGGACCTGAACCGCCAGCACGATGAGCTGACTGCGCGGCTGGACGCGGAGAAGGCAAACAAAGATCAGGCCGACGCGGCCATGGCGATGGCGAAGGAGCGCTCTGCACCGAGCCCTGTTGCGGCGTGGCTGGAGGGCTACGTCCGcgacaaggaggaggaggagctgatGGAGTTCGAGGCGGCGCTGGAGGTGATGCAGGCGCGCGCAAACCAGGAGCTCCAGGACGCCCTCAACCACAGCCGCGACATGGCGGCCAAGGCCCGCTCCAACATGGTTCCTGTGACGGCACCGCAGCAGCAGCCCCTCGGCATGGGCGCCGCCGGCAATGGTGGGTTTGATTTCGATgcaggcagcagcagcagcagcgccaACAACGGCGCAGAGATGGATATGCAGATGCAGCTGATGATGACCATGACGCCCCCACCGCCGATGTTAGAATTGGACGACATGGAGATCGAGATGCTTCTGCAGGGGTTCGACTTCACCCCCTAG